The Pseudomonadota bacterium nucleotide sequence CGACATAAGACCTTTACCTCTTCGCAATCGACTTTGTGCATATATTGTAGGTAATGCCTTTCGCGCTTGATCGCCTTGTCGGCAAGCCTCAATAGTTCGCTCGTACTATAGGCACCATAAGTCAACAAAGTGTTTAGGGCTTGATTTGAGAACACATTGACAGGTGCGTCGCGGCCAATACTCGTCCCCCATGCACACAGTCGGCTTGATCTATCTAATGCTCCCGTTACCGCTACACTCGACGCAACGAATGTTCTGCAGTAAGCGTACATCGTAGAGAATGAGAACAACTGCCTCGCATTAAACAAATGATGCCAATGCGTCCAGCCGCGCTCGCGAATAGGTTGGTCAGTATTGTAACCCGGCTCAATCACCATATCGGGTACCAGGCCTTCCGCTTGCCACTTGGCGAGGGTAGTCGCAACAAGCTTCTCGACCTTCGCCTCGCGCTTCAAATCATCTTCGGTGACAGACCGGAACTCGGTCCATGTCTCGCTCTTGTCCTTCGTTTTGTTGTAACGCGAGCAAGTCCACTGGATGCAATACAAGCGCTCCTGAAAGATGTCGTCGGCACGCGGTTTAAAATCGGACTTCTCCCAAAGGCGCAGCCGGTTCCCTGTGGTGCCGTCGGTTTTGGTGTAGTCGCCGCGCAAGGTCTTAATCGCCGTTCGGTGCAGCTCGCCCTCGAGCGTGTAGACGAGGAGCCGTCCTGCACCGTGCCTTTCTCTGCTCCCTTCATCGCGGCGGCGTTTGCGCCGGTAACGATCTCGATATCGAAGCGTTTCTTCTTGGCGTTTGGCACCAGCTTCGCGTAAACGTTATGCGTCTTGCTGATGACCCACGAAGGCGCCATGGGCACCATCCAGCCGGTCTCTGGGCAGCGCGTTTCCAGGCAATAGAGATATGCCTTGGCGCGATTGCTGCTTTCGTGCTCGATGCCGAGCTTAATGATTTCTTTGTCCACGGCTTCAGCGACTTGCCGTTGGGCGTCTTCGATTTCAACACGCGTTTTTTCGTCCGCCCCGATGATATTGAGCGCGCCCCAGGTCAGCATGCACGCGATAGGATTCAAGTCGGAGGCGTAGACATCACAGCCGAGCCGCGCGGCTTCGAAGGGAATCGAGCCGCCACCACAGAAGGTATCCGCCACCTTGGGCCGGTGGCCGAAGCGCATGATGCCGAGTTGCTCCACCAACTCCGCGTGGCTATGTGCATCGGTCTTAAGATGTGCGTTGACGGCATCCCAGATGCCGCCGTAGAGCTGACTATCGATCTCTTCGGGCCGTTTTGACAGCGCCAGTTTTTCAGTATAGCTCATGTTCAACAGGACTTGCCGCTTGAGCCAGGTCTTTTGCGCTGGCGCGATCTCGGGCTTCCAGCGCACCGTTAATCCTGTGTACGCAGAGAAATCGACCGGCGCGCTGGTGGGCAATTCGCCGGTCTTGCTCGACAAGGAAAAGTATTCACCGAAATTGTCGAGCGGCAGGCGTTCGAGGATTGTCTTGGCGCTGATCCCTTCCGTGCGAATAAGAAACGCTTCATCGTCGATGGCCATGAGCTGCTCGAAGATCTCCAGGTCTTTCTCCGGATCATCCGTCGCGGGCAGCAATGCACCGAGGACGCAGGTCCGCGCGAGGATCAGCGGCTTCCGGCCCTTCCAGTAACTGCCCAGTGCCGTCAGTGTTTGCCCTGCGCCGGCCTTGCGCTCCTTTTGCGCTTCGGCGGATATCTTCTGCGCGGGTAACAACCGTTCTATGACGCTCGCGGCGTGCTTAAGCGAAAGAGGTTCGACGGCGGCTCGCGCGGTCTCGTAGCGTGCGTGTGCTTCCTGGAGATTGGACAAGACTGTGGTCTTGATAGTACTCATCGGCTAGTCGGTCCTTACGCGGCAAAAGGCAGCGCGGTTTGTATATCTTGTTTAGTACGCATGGGCCGCTTGCGTTTCGCCTTGAGCTCGTCGGTGCCATCCGTTAGGGCGTGGAACAATGCCCGGCGCCACCCGCGCTCGCTGTCCTCCACCGTGCCGGCGTTCGCGGCGGTCATGCTGAAAAGCCACCACCGCTCCTCCGGCTTGAAGCCGCTCCAGTTCTTTAGCGTGATCGGAACGCGATCGAGGTCGACCTTCTCGATACCCCAGGCGAGCACGCACAATTCCTTGCCGAGCAGCCGCTCGACCTTGTTCACCCCCGACGTCCAGCGGCTCGTGGCGAGCTTTTCGGCTTTGAGACGCTCGTTGAAAACGCGCTTAACGCCATCGGCGATCTTGTGCCAATGCCCACGCGGAATGACGGCGCGGTCTTCTCGCTCGGGTATGCCGTTGGCGCCGCCAAGAGTCCAAAGTGCTCCGTGACGGTCACCGCGCGGGTTCGCCCGGC carries:
- a CDS encoding DUF3780 domain-containing protein yields the protein MTTNRKTLGFGCPNDIDPHHFVVAIPAGRTRAVTVTEHFGLLAAPTAYPSEKTAPSFRVGIGTRSPMALSAFSTSVSKPKSSPRAAGRRG
- a CDS encoding DUF3780 domain-containing protein, with the protein product MPRGHWHKIADGVKRVFNERLKAEKLATSRWTSGVNKVERLLGKELCVLAWGIEKVDLDRVPITLKNWSGFKPEERWWLFSMTAANAGTVEDSERGWRRALFHALTDGTDELKAKRKRPMRTKQDIQTALPFAA